DNA from Gemmatimonadota bacterium:
GTGGCGCTGCATACGCGCACCGGGGAGCTCGCCTGGCACTTCCAGACGATCCACCACGACATCTGGGACTACGACATGCCGTCGGCGCCGATCCTCGTCGACGTAGACGTCGCCGGGCAGGGCCGGCGCCGCCTGGTGATCGCGCTCACGAAACAGGGCTGGGCCTGGGTGTTCGACCGGGAGACCGGGACGCCCATCTGGCCGATCGAGGAGCGGCCTGTTCCCGCCTCGGACGTGCCGGGGGAGTGGACGTCGCCCACGCAGCCCTTCCCGACGCGCCCGGCGCCCTTCGACCGGCAGGGACTCTCCGAAGACGACCTGATCGACTTCACGCCGGCGCTCCGGGCCCGGGCCCTCGAAGCCGTGCGGGGCTATCGCCTGGGGCCGCTCTACACGCCCCCGTCCGTGCTCGCCGCCGACTCGTCCAACCTGGGGACGATCCTCGTGCCCGGCGCCCTCGGCGCAGCCGCCTGGGAAGGCGGCGCCGTCGACCCCGAGACGGGCATCCTGTATGTGGGATCGGCCACGACGGCCACTGCGGCCGCGCTCGCGCCCGACCCGTCCGCCACCGACATGCGCTTCATCCAGTCCAGCGCGGCGCGGACGCCCACCGTGGACGGGCTGCCCCTCTTCAAACCGCCGTACGGTCGCATCACGGCCATCGACCTCACGACCGGCGAGCACGTGTGGATGATCCCGAACGGGGCCACGCCCCGGAGCGTGGCCGAGCACCCCGCGCTCGCGGGCCTCGCTCTGCCGCCCACGGGGAAGTCCACGCGCGCCGGCACGCTGGTCACGCGCACGCTGCTCTTCGCGGGGGAGGGCTGGGGTGGGGATCCGGTCCTGCGCGCCATCGACAAGTCGACGGGCGCCGTGCTGCACACCGTCACGCTCCCCGGCACGCAGAACGGCCACCCGATCAGCTACCTCGCGAACGGCCGCCAGTTCGTGGTGCTGTCCGTCGGCGGGCCGGGACAGGTGCCGGAGCTGGTGGCGCTGGCCCTGCGCGCGCGCGAGTAGGGTCTCAGCGCAGGAGATCCGCCACGAGCGTCTCCAGGGCCGCCTGCCACACCAACGGCCGCCCGGGCAGATCCTCGCGGCGCGCGTGCCGCAGGGTCTCCACGTCCTCTTCCCCGAAGAGCTCCTGCGCCCCCAGGGCGCTCGAGCCCAGTCGCGTCCGCCGCACCGCCAGCCCGGCGGCGCCGATGCGTACGGCCTTGCCGTCGGATCCCACCAAGGCGCCCGTCAGCTGAAGCACCTGGACGGGGGTCTCGAGCGACGTGAGCCAGGGCAGCTCGACGACGTGTCCTGCGCTCAGCTCCACCTCCTTGGTGCCCCGTAGCCCGCGCTGGAGGGGGAGCCACTGGCCCACCTCCAGGGTGAGCACCAGCACGTGGTCGACGCCGGCGACCTCCATCCGCTCGGCCAGGGCCGCGGACCATTCCGGGGACGGACGGCCCACCGCGAGATGCATGCGCGCGGGCCCACGGCCCAGCGCTTCGTCTTCGTCGACCGCACAGTCGTCGGTGGGAAGCCCGCTGGGCGTCTGGCATCCGAAGCGGACGTCGGGGGGGATCCGCGTTCCCGACCCGCTCGTCTGCGCGTCCAGCGCGGGAAGCGGCGTGCTCACCTCCAGCGCGGCCAGGGCGGCGTCGAGATCGGACAGGAGCGCCGCGATGGCGCCGTCCGCCGGGGGATCGAAGAAGGGCTCGTCCGTCGCGCCGGCCTGATAGGCCACCGGCAGATGGCCTGGCGTGCCGGACGCGGCTGCCCGCCCCTCGCCTGCGATCCAGGGCGCGTGCTCGGGAAAGGCATCGCCCACCCCACTGCCGAACGTGGCTCCGGTGCTCGCGCACCCGGCCGTCATCAGCGCGAGGAACATCACGACACAAGAGACGGCCCCGTGCGACAGGGCACGCAGACCGCGTGGGACACGCGCGGACATGGTGAGGAGGCTCCCGGCCGGACGGCCCCGGCGAAGCGCGAAGACGGCCGCTCGACCCCACACCCGGACGGGTGGTGAGAGGACGTGGATCGGGCCGTGATAACCCCGGTGGTGCGCCGGGATCCCGTGCGGGTTGTCCGGAAGGGGAGCGGCCGGACCAGCGAGATGCGAAGCCGCCGTGCGGAACAGGGCCTTGCGGGGTGGAGCAGGACGGGGTGCCGGGCGCGGAGCCCGGCACCCCCGACCGTCAGGACCAGCTCAGGTCGTGCTTGCTCAGCGGCAGCGAGCGGACCCGCTTGCCGGTGGCGGCGAAGATCGCGCTGGTCAGCGCGGGGATCACCGGCGGAAGCGGTGGCTCACCGAGCCCGGTGGGATCGTTGTCGCTCTGGACGAAGTGCACCTCGACCTCGGGGGCACCCCCGATCCGCATCAGCGGATACTCGTCGAAGTTGGACTGCTGCGCCCGCCCGTTCGCGATCGTGATCTCCTGCCCCAACGCCTGCGAGAGCCCGTCGATGACGCCGCCCTGCGCGTTGTTCATGGCGTTCAGCGGATTGATGATGTGGCGACCGATGTCGCCTACCGCCCAGACCTTGTCGACCGTGAGCCGGCCCTCCCGGCTGACCGTGGCCTGCACCACCTCGGCGAAATACCCCCGGTGGCTGTAGTGGAACGCCAGCCCCTTGCCGGTTCCGCGCGGCAGGCTGCCGCGCGCGTCCCAGTCGGAGACCTGCGCCAGCCGCTCCAGCACCGCGCGCGTGCGGACGGGATCGACCGCCGTCTCCGGGCCTGCCTGGGCCAGCAGATCCAACCGGAACTTGAGCGGATCCACGCCCGCGGCGTGCGCGAGCTCGTCGATGAACGACTGGTAGACGAACGCCAGGCCGTTGCTGCCGGGCGCGCGCAGGGCACCGGTGGGGATGCCGAAGGGCATCAGCGTCGCACCCATCGCCAGGTTGGGAACGAACCCGGCGGGGAACTCCGAGTCACGCACGCTGGCGCTCGACGCGAAGCGCTCGCCTTCACCGAAGGACACGAAATGGTTCTTCCAGGCCACGAGCCGGCCGGAGGCGTCCACGCCACCCTCCATCCGGTGATAGCCGGCCGGACGGTAGAAGTCGTGCCGCATGTCGTCCTCGCGGGTCCACAGCAGCTTGACCGGGACGCCCACCTCCTTGGCGATGGCGGCGGCCTCCACGAGGTAGTCGTTGCTCAGACGGCGCCCGAATCCGCCGCCCATGCGCGTGAGGTGCAGGGTGATGTCGCGCTCGCGGATGCCCAACGCCTCGGCGGCCATGGTGCGGCCGCGCTCGGGCGTCTGGGTCGGCGCCCACAGCTCGAGCTTCCCGTCCTGGAA
Protein-coding regions in this window:
- a CDS encoding PQQ-binding-like beta-propeller repeat protein produces the protein MSLRRRFLGVYGGGIPRAPGLLLALLTVVPPLAAQSGAPGGTWPVWGGDAGATRYTALDRIDADNVRDLEVVWRWRMDGEDLPPEPRSQTVPLMVDGVLYLTAGLDRAVVALDAATGTTLWTWHPGEGVRAERAPRRNSGRGVASWSADGERRIVTITPGFHLVALDAATGRPVPGFGREGVVDLMEGLRVPPGVDPVGMIGNSSPPVIANDVIIVGPAFQTGFRPPSMANVKGDIRGFDVRTGRELWAFRTIPEPGEPGSETWEEGSAAWTGNAGVWPPFTADPDLGLVYLPVEAPTSDYYGGHRPGANLYSSSLVALHTRTGELAWHFQTIHHDIWDYDMPSAPILVDVDVAGQGRRRLVIALTKQGWAWVFDRETGTPIWPIEERPVPASDVPGEWTSPTQPFPTRPAPFDRQGLSEDDLIDFTPALRARALEAVRGYRLGPLYTPPSVLAADSSNLGTILVPGALGAAAWEGGAVDPETGILYVGSATTATAAALAPDPSATDMRFIQSSAARTPTVDGLPLFKPPYGRITAIDLTTGEHVWMIPNGATPRSVAEHPALAGLALPPTGKSTRAGTLVTRTLLFAGEGWGGDPVLRAIDKSTGAVLHTVTLPGTQNGHPISYLANGRQFVVLSVGGPGQVPELVALALRARE
- a CDS encoding molybdopterin cofactor-binding domain-containing protein — its product is MSTTMKRRQFLQVSAVAGGGLLLSSYFDVFGAGDAAAASADFMPNGHIRITPDGTITLVAQNPEIGQGIKTMLPMLIAEELDVAWADVHVVQGDLDTDKFSGQFAGGSTATPTHWYPMRRAGAAARAMLLEAAADTWGVPVADLETDAGVVHHRASGRSARYGELATAAAALRAPDPEAVPLKDPSQFRIIGTPIPDVDNDAIVRGRPLYGIDTTLPGMLYAVFEKCPVFGGKVRSANLEAVRAQPGVRHAFVVEGGENLAGLLSGVAIVGDNWWLVNQARLNVLEVQWDEGATASQSSEGFLSQAQRLFPQTPTLSIRSDGNVDGALAGAAHRVQADYDYPFLSHAPLEPQNCTAHFQDGKLELWAPTQTPERGRTMAAEALGIRERDITLHLTRMGGGFGRRLSNDYLVEAAAIAKEVGVPVKLLWTREDDMRHDFYRPAGYHRMEGGVDASGRLVAWKNHFVSFGEGERFASSASVRDSEFPAGFVPNLAMGATLMPFGIPTGALRAPGSNGLAFVYQSFIDELAHAAGVDPLKFRLDLLAQAGPETAVDPVRTRAVLERLAQVSDWDARGSLPRGTGKGLAFHYSHRGYFAEVVQATVSREGRLTVDKVWAVGDIGRHIINPLNAMNNAQGGVIDGLSQALGQEITIANGRAQQSNFDEYPLMRIGGAPEVEVHFVQSDNDPTGLGEPPLPPVIPALTSAIFAATGKRVRSLPLSKHDLSWS